In Lycium ferocissimum isolate CSIRO_LF1 chromosome 3, AGI_CSIRO_Lferr_CH_V1, whole genome shotgun sequence, the genomic window CCACATATCTTTTGATCTTCAAGCAAGTTGCTCATTACTTTTTTTGATACTTTAGATATTATCTTGACAAATCATGTTCTCACAATTGTCAAAAATGAAAAGACAAACAGGCTACCCCAGTTGTCAATCctgagagagaagaaagaaatggctCAAGCAATTCCAAGAATTACTTGGAACACCAAATTCTCAAGCTCTTCTTCCATTGCTCATCACTCTCCTAATTTCCATCTCcttcccatcaatatcaagaGATCACAACAGCTCCTCAATGGCAATTTCAGTTCTAATTCAAGAATTCACTGCGAAGCAGCAAGCTTGGAAGGAGCAAAAACAGCCCCAGCACAGATCaagaaaccgaaaaaccgataTGAAATGGTTAACTTGACAACATGGCTATTGCAGCAAGAACAAGCAGGCAATATAGATGCAGAATTAGCCATAGTTCTTTCGAGCATATCATTAGCCTGCAAACAAATCGCATCGCTTTTACAAAGGTCCAGCATTGTTAACCTTACTGGAGCTCAAGGCACTGTTAATATCCAAGGTGAAGATCAAAAGAAACTTGATGTTATATCCAATGAGGTTTGTTACTTTTTTACCTCCCACAATTAAATTATTGTGAAATTTAGTGCACTGATCAGTAAAAATGTAATCTTGAGTGTTGTAGTTGTTCTGCAATTGTCTAAGATCAAGTGGGAGGACAGGGATTATAGCATCAGAGGAAGAAGATGTACCAGTGGCAGTTGAAGAAACTTATTCTGGAAATTATATTGTAGTGTTTGACCCCATTGATGGATCTGCTAACATTGATATTGCGTTAACCACAGGATCAATTTTTGGAATTTATGGTCCAGATCAGCAATGCCTTGTAgactatgatgatgattccacTACGGTAATTTTCTCGCTATTCTAACACAAAATTAAAGTATAACAACTACCATGCATCAACCCAAGCAAGCTGGGGTCTGTTATACGAATCATCACTATCTGatattatataaaatgaaattttaaagCAATAATTCTTGGATTTTCAGATTGACCAAGCCAGGGAGAAGTGTATAGTTAGTGTTTGCCAGCCAGGGAGCAATTTAGTCGCAGCAGGGTATTGTCTTTATTCAAGTTCAGTGGTCTATACAATCTCGGTAGGAGACGGAGTTTATGCATTTACTCTAGATCCAGCATACGGAGAATTTGTTTTGACACATGAAGATATCAAAATACCAAAGGCTGGAAGAATCTATTCCTTTAATGAGGGAAATTATGATCTATGGGATGAGAAATTGCAGAATTATATTGACCACTTAAGGCAACCAGGTCCTAATGGCAAGCCATATTCAGGGCGGTACATAGGTTGTCTTGTTGGCGAAATCCACAGAATGCTGTTGTATGGTGGTATTTATGGCAACCCTAAGAACAAGAACAGCAAAAATGGGAACTTGAGGCTCTTGTATGAGTGTGCCCCGATGAGCTATATCGTAGAACAAGCTGGTGGCAAAGCAACAGATGGCACCCAAAGGATACTGGAAATCATGCCTGAGCAGGTAAATTCGAAAACCTCCATTCAAGGAAAGCATAAATTAAGATTTTTTAACGACAATTATAGTTGAAGATTGAATATACACCTGATTTTTAGGTGGTGTAATATAATGATAAGAGTCCAATTCCTTTCGGTGATCTAATTTACAAAATGGCAAGCAGATGTGTAGGTCTTGTTTATTAACTATAAACAcacatatagtatacatataatatacatataatatgtaTAAACTTATACATGTCAGTATATAGGTTTTGTAAATTTTGGGTAGCTCACGTAATTAATTTTGGCTAACAGGCCGAAAATTGAAAATGCCCTAAAAACAACAGGCAACGTAATGTGGATGACGGCTCAAACATCATGTTAGTGTCTTGTTGGTGAGCCCATAGGACGTTAATTACTTTTCTTCGTTGCAGATACATCAGCGAACAGGTATTTTTATTGGAAGCCCAGAAGAAATTGAGAAGCTGGAAAAGTACCTTGCCTGAGAGCTATCTCATTTGATGTGTCATCTGATGTGATGCAAGTTATGTACAAGATATTTTAGTATATCAAAACAGACAATGTACCTAGAGGTTTCTATGTTAAATCAAATCCATCCTATATTTTACAGATCAAAATCTAAAACATAAAAAGGTAATTCTATTGGGTTTCATAAATAAGGTCAGTTGTGATGAATTTAGCATGCCAGCCTCCATATCCATCTGTCGGAAAATTTAGTCATTTcttgcacacaagttctaatgTCTCGAGCTTCTATTACGCTTAACTGCAAAGATGTAAATGATACATAATCAATTAGTCTTGTGGCCTCTGTTAGCTCTTTGtacaaaataaaaagtaaatctGAAAGTGGAGCAAAAACCACATACCAGGACTTAAAATTTGGATACGTTTTGTAACAGATTTCACAGTTTTCACAGTATCTGGACCTGAAAAATCTATGGCAAATTGAAAACCATTTCAGCACTTTCAAATGAAAGGAGTTTACATCAAATTGCATAGTCAAGAATCCCATTTTACCTAGTATACTTGTATCTTTCTCTGCAAAGACTTCGGTAACTGTCGATGAAATCTGTGATGTTATTTGGTTTGCATCAATGTTGACATTTCCAGACTCATATGGTGACCTGCTCATTAAACATTAGATAAAAACTTACATTAAGGACGCAAAAAGAAAACCTTTTTGTCATGGACAGAAAAGCAAGAATGTTTACCCTGAAAAGGAATCTGGAGAAAAGTTCAGTTTGTCCTGGCAAGAATAATCAATCCCTTGTCCATCAATGTCAAAATCACGCAGCAGCTCAGAAAAACTAAAATTCGCACCGAGAAGATCTAAGTTAGGTAAATCCAAGTCAAAGATATCTCCTTCCTTCTCAAAATCAGATGTAGAAATCCTGTCAGGAACTTGTGGTACTTCTGAACTACTTGGAATGTCCGAGGCATCAAAATCTAACCTACCTTTTACTTGGTCTCTCTTCACAGACCTATTCAGGTTTGCTTTAACTGGTGAGGAAGTTGAAACACAATGATTTCTCTCTATGGAATAGTATGCTATTTGTTTGGTGGGGGTCAATCGAATTGTCTCTGAAGAGATTATAGTGTGGTTACTCGACATTAGATGAGAGGGAGTATCTTCTTTGATCGAAGTTGCTTCTGAACAAATTTCAACCGGAGAGATAGATTTGTCAGTTTGGGATGAAGACTCTATTGGAGGTGTCTTAGGGTCGGAATAATTAATTAGAGGGGTCAAAATGTTGTTATGCTCATCATCTGTAGTTGCTTGTGGCATTGAACTAGCACCTGCAAGGAAAAGAGTACTGACTAAGTGATTACCATAGTATTTATTAAGACGTGAGATTCACATTAAGTCTAACTTCAGTAAGATTTACCTTTAAGTGGCAACTGATTTGTGGGTGACCGTGTACGAGATTTCTTGGCAGCTACTACGGAAGCATCCGAAACCTCCATGGACCCTTTTCTTTTTGAAGTTGTTGGAATGGAATTTGGAGTAGACAATTTCATGTTATCAGCAGCAGTGCTGGAAGGTATTGATGCTGACATTAGAGCTGGACTAGTGTATGCAGAAACATAACCTGATAAATTTGACAATGATTAATCACTACCAGAGGATATGTCCAAAATAATGGGACTAAGAACAGACTGTTTCCTGATTCTTGCATATAATGAATAGTATAGGCATTCATAACATGGAATAGTAGATCTTATATGTGCGCCTAGAACATCTTGTTTGAAGTTAATACCGAGATTATCTTAAGGTCTTAAGGATTTACAAATATAAGGCTGTCTCCATATCATGTAGCTCCACTGATGTCAAAATTGAGAATACCCAAAGTGTTTCCCAAGtgtatttatgttgaaaaataacATTAAACAAATGCCAAATTGTGAAGAAAAATACCAGTACATTCTGTGCGGGACCTAGAATTGCTCAACAATTTAGAACTCAACAAtctgaagaaaaaaagttattttggtGGATGCAGTCACTGTAGGCAAAATATTGGAGCTACTGGCTCACAACTATTGAGAAAACCCCTTGAATAAATTTGgcaatttcctttttttccacTGAACAGAAGGCAACAAGAATGGACATTTAGCACTCTCAAACATCCCATATAACAAAATTGGTTATATGAGCAATCATCCCTAATCCCTACCCTTTTAAAATAAGAGCACCTGGCTTTGCCCATTCACAAGG contains:
- the LOC132049754 gene encoding uncharacterized protein LOC132049754, which gives rise to MQKVKMGKQTKPRRTENIGKGKVTPVQIAFIVDRYLSDNHFNETRSTFRSEASHLLSKSPIHEAPRSLLSLGAMLDEYICLKEQKVLLEQEKVQVQNLLKGMQEVMNGYNASANVMPPPPIHASSMPITRAHVPQQTNGCPPISAGYVSAYTSPALMSASIPSSTAADNMKLSTPNSIPTTSKRKGSMEVSDASVVAAKKSRTRSPTNQLPLKGASSMPQATTDDEHNNILTPLINYSDPKTPPIESSSQTDKSISPVEICSEATSIKEDTPSHLMSSNHTIISSETIRLTPTKQIAYYSIERNHCVSTSSPVKANLNRSVKRDQVKGRLDFDASDIPSSSEVPQVPDRISTSDFEKEGDIFDLDLPNLDLLGANFSFSELLRDFDIDGQGIDYSCQDKLNFSPDSFSGSPYESGNVNIDANQITSQISSTVTEVFAEKDTSILGPDTVKTVKSVTKRIQILSPVKRNRSSRH
- the LOC132049755 gene encoding fructose-1,6-bisphosphatase, chloroplastic-like, with amino-acid sequence MAQAIPRITWNTKFSSSSSIAHHSPNFHLLPINIKRSQQLLNGNFSSNSRIHCEAASLEGAKTAPAQIKKPKNRYEMVNLTTWLLQQEQAGNIDAELAIVLSSISLACKQIASLLQRSSIVNLTGAQGTVNIQGEDQKKLDVISNELFCNCLRSSGRTGIIASEEEDVPVAVEETYSGNYIVVFDPIDGSANIDIALTTGSIFGIYGPDQQCLVDYDDDSTTIDQAREKCIVSVCQPGSNLVAAGYCLYSSSVVYTISVGDGVYAFTLDPAYGEFVLTHEDIKIPKAGRIYSFNEGNYDLWDEKLQNYIDHLRQPGPNGKPYSGRYIGCLVGEIHRMLLYGGIYGNPKNKNSKNGNLRLLYECAPMSYIVEQAGGKATDGTQRILEIMPEQIHQRTGIFIGSPEEIEKLEKYLA